The following is a genomic window from Deltaproteobacteria bacterium.
CGTGAACCGGTCGCCGCCGTCGCGCACCATCGGCCGTAGGGAGCGCGCCGGAATTCGCGAGAATTCGCCGGATCGTTCAGTTCGACCGCGGTGACTCTTCCGCCGCAGCAGGCGACGAGTTCTTTCCCGCTGACGCACAGCCCACGCACGTCGTTGAACCGACGCGGAGCGATCAGATCGCGCAGCAACTCACCTTCGGGTGAGAACAACGTCACCCGCCCGGTCTCGCGATCCCAGACGATGATGTCACCGCCTGAAGATACGAGGGTCTGCAAAACGACATTGAACCCGGTCGTCGGCCCGGTGTGGATGACGATGTCGCGACGCCCGTCCGCGAAACGGCAGATTCCCTGGCCCACGATCTGCGCCCAGTAGGCGCCATCGGGCGCGAAGGACCCGGGGTTCAATCCGATCTCTTGCGCGAACGGCGTTGCGGACTGCGTATCGGGATCGAAACGCCAGGCCGTCCGCTCGTCATCCTCGTGCGTGAGCGCGAATCCGTCGGGGATGACGAGCATGCCGTCGGGCGCGACTGCACACAGGTACGGGGTCTTCGCGAAGGGCAACTCCATCTCGGCGAGCCGGACAAGCATTCGGCGGCCCTCGGGGTCTTCGCCGATCGACGGATTCAGCACGCGCCGCGACTGGAACGCACGACGACGGATGTGCTTGTTGATCGAATGCGCGGCGATCCGCTCGTCGTGCTTCTCGGCCGCCGCCAGCAAGCGCCGATGAAACGCGCACGCGGCGTCCTGGGTTTCCGGCCGATCACCGAATAGCCGATCCATCGCGACGGCGGCGTCGAATCCGGCGATCTGGGTCGTCCATGCCGACAAGTCCCGCCGCGTGAGTAGTTCACCGACCGGCTCGGCGTGTCGTTCGAGCGCCGCATCCCATTGTTGGAAAATCCGCGCGAGGGCGAGCCGCGAACGCAGGTCGCGCATCGTGCGTTCGTATTGACGCGTGAACGTGAATCGTTCGAGCACACGCGGGCGGTTTCGCTCGGCGAAGGCGCGGCGCGCATCGTCGTCGCACAAGTATTTCTCGCAAAGACGAAGCAAGTCGTCACGGCCTCGAAAGAGCACGTCGGAGAGATTGAGCCCGGTGCGTTTCACATCACGGTGTTCGTGAATCAGAAAAAACGCGCCCGCCGCGATGCCCTCATACAGTCGGTTGTGCGCCACGGCCATCTGGTTGATGTGCAGGTTGATCTTTGACGCTGCAAAGAGCCGGTTGAGTTCTTCACCGTGTTCGAGCACACCGCGTGCGTGGCGCGCGAGTTTCGGGTGGTGATCCCAATGTCGCCCGAAAAGGTGCAGATCGAAGCCGGCTTGCGAGAGCGCGACAAGGGGAATCTGCCGGAAGAGCGCGTTGCCGATCTGCGCGAAAAAGGCGTGCGCGATCGCCGTCACGATGCTTTCGGCGAGCGTCGGGCCTCGGCGCGTCGCACGAAGCAGATCCGCGTATTCGCCCTGCGTCCAGATCGTGTTGCCCTCGGCGAATCGCGCCCGAACGACCTCGAACAGTTCTTCCGCCGCGCTCTTCGCATCGTCGCCCATTGCGGCGAATCGCGGTCGCTCGTCGTCGAAGTACATCTCGGCGGTCCTGCCGATGTTGCTGACATAACTGATGTCGCATCGAAGCCTATCGAGCGAGCCGTCCCCGGATTCGAGCGGGCGGAAGATGCGCTCGTTGACCAGCGGCTCCTGGGGGAGCAGGCGCGCGGAGTTGTATCCGTACATCGCCCAATGAGCGCAGTAACCGGTGACGAAATCGCGATCGCCGAGCTTTTTCGCGGCCTCCGAATTTTCGAGCGACGGAAAGTAATCGAGCATCGAGGTGAGAAAGGGCAGATCGGCCGGGTAGATCGCCGAGGACTCGAAACGCATGTGGTCGATATGATGGATGAGATGCGGCCGGAATTCGTCCAACGCGGCGAGCAGCGCGGGACCGGTCAGGCTGTCCTCGCGGTCTCTTTCGGCGATCGTCCGCACCGTGTGCCCCAGCGCCGTGAGCGCCTCGTCGATGTCGCGGTTGGCATACTGCACGAAGTGCGACCACCCGCTGCTGATGAGCAGGACGCGCCACGAATCCTCGTTCAGCCAAAACTCCACCGGCTGTGCACGGTAGAAGTCGTCGACCGAAGCCTTCAGGCATTTCGCGAGGTCGACGCGGCGGCGCAAGACGTCACCCACCGCCGTGGCCGCCTCTTTCGCGGCGGCGGCCTGCCCGCGCACGCACACCGACTGGGGCAGGGGCTTCATCGGGTCGGAATCTAAGAACTCGCGAAGGCGACCGACCGCGTCTTCCCCGACAAACAGGCGCACGTGCGGCGCGGCGACCATCTCCCGCCAATCGGCGACATGAAGCGCGGCCTTGAAGATCTCGGGGTCCGGCTCGACGACATACATCGCCTGCCAGCGCCCGCCCGGCTCACGGTTCAGGCGGCGGAAGAACTCGGCGGCTTCGTACCCAACGCCGACGCCGACGAGCAGTACGGGCGCGAACCCCGGCGCGCCGGGCAGATTCGCATCGACGTATCGCGTCGCGTCCGCGACGGGCGTTTCCGCGGAAGACACGCGAATCGGCCCCTGACCCTGATCCACGTTCAGGGCCCAGCCGCCGTCCGCGGCTGGAAGAAGTTCCAGATCAAAACGATCCGTCCATCCGCGCAGGAGTTGGGCAAGCTCGTCGTCGCGCGCGGCGAGTGCGTTCAGGTTGGATTCGTAGCGCTGGAGAAGGTCATCCATGAAAGGGAGGGAGAGCCCGGATCATCCCGCGGCGGCGGTGATGTTTTCGCTGGACCGGAACAGCGGGCGCACGCGGTATATGCGAACGTCGCAGGGACGGCATTCGCCGTGAATATGGCACGACCGCTCGGCTTCCAGTCGGCTGTGGTTCACGACCCCCGTGGGATCGCCGACCTCGAGTTTCTTGATGCACAGATAACGCAGTCCGTCGGGGCCGAGAAAAAACCGGTTGATGCGGCAATGAACCGACGGGTCGGGAATCATGGTCTCCATGACTTCCCACATGTCGGGCTCTATGCGCAGTTTGAGTCCCTTGCGGGCGAAGATTTCGACAGCCTCGCTCAGGTCGCCGTTCGCGGCGATCGAGTGGATGTCGAGAATTCTGTGCCCGCGACGCAGGAGTTCGACGGCCTTGTCCGAAATCGCCTCGACCGTGTCCGACTTCTTCTGCCCCGGGTGGCACGACGCGAAGACCTTGATGCGTTTTTGCAGGCGGTCGAGCATCCCGACGTCCCACGACATGTTCGTGTACATGCGAATCTTGGCCTGTTTCACACCGTTGACGATGTCGGTGAATCCCGGGTGAAGGGTGGGTTCGCCGCCCGTGAAAATCAACTCGTCGCCAGGTAGCCGGTTCAGGACCTCGATCCAGCGTTCCGCAGAAATCAGTTTTCGCGGCGGCAGGGCGTTGGTGCAGTAGAAACACGAATAGTTGCACGCCACCGTCAGGTAAACGCGGGGAATCCAATCGAATCCCACGGGCTGGGTGGTCATGTGGGCTCCCGTCGAGGATGCGTACAACATATCGGTGAAACGGGCCGAAACTCAAGCACATCGAGTTCGGCGTGAGCCCCTTCACGCGGCGGCAACGACTTTCGCTCGCGGTCGTGCGAGTGTCTCCGGCTTGGTCCCCGCCGGGGCCCCGGCGATGCGAAAACCCACGGAAAATCCAAGGATTTCCGCTCACTTCGCCGCATCCTTCGCGGCTTGCCACGTGGGATCGAAGCCGCTAATATCCGCCGCGTTTTTGGGCTGCGGTAGCTCAGTTGGCTAGAGCGCCTGACTGTGGATCAGGAGGTCGTGGGTTCGATTCCCTCCCGCAGTATTTTTGCCAATTGAGGGGACTCAATTGGCTTTTTTTCCGACTCGAACGAGAATCCGAACGAACGTGGAAACGCCATGAGCGCCCCGAACGACCGCCCCATACCCCGGCAACCGGCCGGTTTCGCCGATTCCTTCGCCGCGGACGTGACCGCCCGTCGGCGGATGATCGACACGATCACGTCCGTCTACGCGCGTTTCGGATTCGAACCGCTCGACACGCCGGCCATGGAATACCTCGATGTGCTCGGCAAGTACCTTCCCGAGGCGGACCAGCCGGATCTGGGCGTTTTCGCCCTCCGCGACGACGACGAACAGTGGCTCGCGATGCGTTACGACCTGACCGCGCCACTGTCGCGCGTCGTGGCGCAGTACGGTAACGATCTGCCGAAGCCCTATCGGCGTTTTCAGGTCGGACCTGTCTGGCGGCGCGAAAAACCCGGCCCCGGGCGTTTCCGCCAGTTCACACAGTGCGATTTCGACACGGTGGGCAGCGCATCGCCGGCCGCCGACGCCGAGGCGTGCGCGGTGCTGGCGGCGGCTCTGGGCGAACTCGGAATTCGCCCCGGAGAGTTCGAAATCCGCGTGAACGACCGCAAGGTGTTGAACGGAATCCTCGAACGCGCGGGCGTCTCGGACGACCCCGCCGCGAGGATGACGGTTTTGCGGGCCATCGACAAACTCGACCGGCTCGGGCTCGAAGGCGTTCGTGAGTTGCTGGGCAAGGGACGCAAGGACCCATCGGGCGACTTCACACGCGGCGCGGATCTGGCCCCGGACCAGATCGCAGCCGTGATTGCGTTTCTGGGCGCGACGGGCTCGGACCGCGCCGCTACGTGCGACGTCTTTCGGTCGCTGGTGGGAACGAGCGCGGTCGGCGCGGAAGGGGTCGAGGAACTCGAGCGCATCGACGCATTGCTGGACGCGATGGGGCTCGGCTCCGACGTCGTGAAGTTCGATCCCGGCCTCGTGCGCGGGCTGGCGTATTACACCGGGCCGGTCTTCGAGGCGGTTCTGACCGTCGAGACGGTCGATGACGCCGGACGAAAAGTCTCGTTTGGCTCGGTCGCGGGTGGGGGCCGATACGACGATCTGGTCGAGCGATTCACCGGCGACAAGGTGCCCGCCACCGGCGCGAGCATCGGTGTGGACCGGCTGCTCGCGGCGCTGCGTCTGCTGGGCCGTGTCGAATCGTCCGACGCCGATGCGCCGGTCGTGGTCACGGTCATGGACGCGCCGCGTCTCGCCGAGTATCAGAAGATGACCTCGGAACTTCGCGAGGCGGGGATTCGCGCCGAAATGTACCTAGGCTCGGGCGGATTTCGCGCGCAGATGAAGTACGCCGACAAACGGCGCGCGCCCATCGCGGTCATCGCGGGCGGGGACGAGTTCGCGCGCGGCGAGGTGACGATCAAGGACATGCGGCTCGGCGCGGCGCTCGCCAAGGACATCGCGGATCGCGAGGAGTGGCGCAAGGGCCAGCCCGCGCAGCGCGCCGTGCCGAGGGACCAACTCGTGCCTGCGATTCTCGAAATGTTGGGGCGATGACATGACGCCGACGGGACCGGTGCCCGGAACGCGGGACATCGATGGCGCCGCGATGGCGGCGACGCGGAGAGTCCGCGCGTCGCTCGAAGGCCTGTTCGACGACGGCGGCTTCGCGTTCGTGCACCCCCCGGTCCTCGCCGAGCCCGGTCCGTTCCTCGCGCGTTCCGGCGAGGCCATCCGTCAACGCATGTACATCTTTCAGGACCCCGGAGGGCGCGAGATCTGCCTGCGCCCCGAACTGACGATCCCCACGGCGCGCCTGTATCTCGAACGGCTGGCGGCGAAATCCGAGACGCCCGCGCGCCTGGCCTACATTGGTCCGGTGTTTCGGTACACATCGGAAAGCGGCGGCGACACGCCGCTGCGAGAGTATGTGCAGGCCGGAGCGGAGTGGATCGGCGACGTGGATGCCCCCGAGACCGACGCACGCATTCTCGCGTTCGCGTTGCGTGCCGCCGATGCCGCCGGGGCCATCGGCGCGACCATCGTCGCGGGCGATCTGGGGCTTGCCGCCGAGGCGGTGCGCACCGTGCCCGTCGCGCCGCGCATCCGTGCGAGACTGCTCCGCCAGTTGTGGCGGCCCGACGCGTTTCTCGCTGCACTCGATGCGACGCGGACCCCACGCGATCGCGCCGGCGAGGCAAATGCGGACTCGCGGCTCGCGGAAATGGGCGCGGAGTCGTCGCGAACGCTGATCGAGGAGATCCTCGCGCTCGTCAACGTGCGTCACGTGGGCGCGCGGACGGCGGACGAGATCGCGGAGCGACTCGCAACGAAAGCCGAAGTTGCGTCGGACGACGCCGTGAGCGCCGAGATCGCCGCCGAACTGCGCGCATGGAACGAAATCCGTGGAGACGGCGCATCCGTTCTTGCGGCTGCGCGAACGTGGATGCGGAATTTCAGATCGGACGACGGCCTGCGTGCGATCGAACGCGCTGAGTCCCGCCTCGCGGCGCTCGCAACGTCGGGCGTCGATGTCGGGCGCGTGACGTGGGATCTCGGCCTGCGCGGCGAGCTGGAATACTACACGGGGCTTGTGTTCGAGATTCGAGCGCGACACGCCGGAAAAGAGATCGTCGTCGGCGGGGGCGGCCGTTACGACGGGCTGCTTCGCTCGCTGGGCGCGGCGCGCGACATCCCGTCGGCGGGATTCGCGCTCACGGTGACGCACCTTGCGCGCATCATCGCGGAGGCGGCGAAATGACGCGAACGCACTCCGATCGACTGACGATCGCGCTTCCGAGCAAGGGCACGCTCCACGAAAAGACGCTCGACTTTCTGCGTTCGGCGGGGCTTCGTTTTCGACCGTCGGGCCCCGGGCGCGATTACGTGGGAACCTTGGCCGGCGTCGACGGCGTGGATGTGTTGTTGCTGCGCGCGGACGAGATTCCGGAGCGCCTGGAATCGGGCGGCGCGCAGATCGGCATCACCGGCGAAGACCTTCGTCTCGAGAATGGTTCGGATTCGGGTTCGACGTTTCGATTGATCCCGGATCTCGGTTTTGGGCACGCGCGGCTGGTGGTCGCGGTGCCGCGCGTTTGGATCGATGTCACCACGATGCACGATCTCGAGGAAGTCTCATCGATCTATCGAGTGCGCCACGGCCGCCCGCTGCGGGTCGCGACGAAGTTTCCCCGGCTCACCCGCGAGTTCTTCCTGCGCCACGGAGTTCGCGATTACGTGATCGTGCGATCCCTGGGTGCCACCGAGGGCGCGCCGGCGTCGGGAGCGGCGGATCTCATCGTCGATCTCTCCTCGACGGGCGGGACGCTGACGCAAAACCACCTGAAGGAACTCCATGACGGGACGCTCGTCGATTCGCAGGCGGGTTTGATGGTGTCGTCGAATTCCGATCACTGGAACGCCGCGCGGCTTGCGTCGCTCGCGCGAATCGTCGATCTCATTGAGAGCCGCATGGCGGCGGCGAACGAGCTGGTGCTAAGAGCCTGGGCGCCGCGGGCGCGGGCGCGCGCCATCTTCGACGCGCTCAACGCGGGGGATCTTCGGTGCGTGCCGATGACGGCGCTGCCCTCGGAAGCCGACGCGCAACCGGACGGAACCCGGGAACTGGTGTGGCTGTGCCGCCGCGACGTGGTTCAGGCCGCGGCGAATACGCTGCGCGACGAGGGGTGCACCGGCGTCGTCGCGACTGCGGCCGACTTCGTTTTTCGACCGGACCTCGATCGCCTCGACGAATTCCGAGCCCTCATAGACGTTCCTGAGGGAGCGACGCCATGAACCCCGTGCGCATCCGCCACGACCGCGATCTCACGCCCGGCGAGATTTGCGCTGTCGCGGACGACGATGCGGCGGTGGAATTTGACGACGAAACCGGGCGGATGCTCGACGAGCGCCGACGGCAGGTCGTCGAATTCGTCGAGTCGAGCAACGTCCCCGCATACGGATTCAATCGCGGATTCGGACACAACGTGCGCTTGGCCGTCGATGCGGATCGCGCCGCGGAGCTTCAGCGCAATCTCATCCGGTCGCACGCCAGTGCCGTCGGCGAGCCCGCGCCGCTTCCCGTGATCCGCGCGGCGATGCTGATGCGCTCCCGGTCGCTCGCACGGGGGCATTCGGGCGTGCGTTCCGAGGTCCCGCGAAAACTGGTCGAATTCCTGAACGCGGGCATCACCCCCGTCGTTCCCCGTTTTGGCTCGGTATCCGCGAGTGGCGATCTCGCGCCGCTGTCGCATATTGCTCTCGGCCTGATGGGCGAGGGCGAGGTGTTCGTCGGCGACGAGCGCCTGAATGCGGCGGCGGCGCTCGCCCGCGCCGGAATCGAACCGCTTGTCCTCGAAATGAAAGAAGGGCTCGCGCTCAACAACGGCGTGCAGTTCAGTACTGCGTACGGGGTGCTTGCGGCGGCGAGGTTGGAATCGTTGTGGCGCACGGCGTGCGTGGGAACCTCGCTCACCTTGCAGGTCATGCTCGGTGCCGATACGCCGTGGCGCGAAGACCTGCATGCGCTGCGGCCGCATGCGGGCTCGGTGCGGACGGCGGCGGTATTACGCGCGCTCACGGCGAATTCACCCATTCGCGAGGCGCACCGGCCCTACGACATCGACGGCGAGATTCAGGATCCATACAACCTCCGCTGCGCGGCGCAGATCCTCGGCGCGGCGCGAACGCTGATCGACCGCGCGAACGAAACCTTTGCGATCGAAGCGAACAGCGTGACTGACAATCCCATTCTGCTTTCGGGCGAGGACGACGCGTTCACCGACATCGTTTCGGGCGGCCACTTTCATGGCATGCCGGTCGCCGTCGATCTATACGGTCTGCTTCAAGCCGCCGCGATGATTGCGTCGCTCGTCGGTGCGCGATGCGCCAGGTACGTGGACGAGGCCCGCAACCGGGGGCTCGGTGCGGACCTGAAATGGCCGGGACCCACGGACGATCCGGAGTGGAATGCCCGGCAGGCCGCGTCATCCGGTATGATGGCGCCGGAATATGTCGCGGCGTCGCTCACGAATTGGCTGTGGGGACAGTGCATGCCCACGCACCTGTTCAGCATCTCGACCGACGCGGGGCAGGAGGATCACGTCAGCATGGCGGCCAATGTCGCGATCCGTGCGTACGACGCACTCCCGCGCCTCGCCGAGGCGCTGGCGGTCGAACTCGCCTTCGCCGCACAGGCCGCCGCGATTCGAAAGCGCACGCCGTGGCTGCCGTCACGCGCTCGCACCGCATCGGGCGAAGTGACCCTCGATCGACATGAGGTCCCCGAGGCGGATCGCCGTTTGTGCGAAGCGGGCGAGGCGGTGCTGCGCGAGATCGAGCCCGTGTTCCCGGTTGTCACGGTCGATCGTCCGCTATCGGCGGATCTCTCGGCACTCGCCGCCCTCGTGCTGGATGGTGCGATCGAGCGGTGCGCCGCGCGATTCGGCGTCTTCGCCGCGGTGGACGCGCCTTGCTGATTCCCGTATTTCCCTTCGCCGCCTGTCCCCGCGACCGAGCGACCGATCGGCGTGCCGCCTCCGAGGGTCCGTGGTGGCTCGCGCCGCTCGCCGCGCCGCGCGCGGTGGAGTTGGGCGAAGAACCACTGACGACCATCGAGACGGATGTTCTCGTGGAACTCGTTCGGGAGCGACCGACGCACGTGCTGCGCTGCCGCGACATCACACTCGTCACGCGATTGCTGGACGAGGGCGCAATCTCGGTCGTGGTCGAACCCGATATCGCCGCGACGCTCCCTGCGGAGATCCCTCCGAAACGAATCGGCCTCTGGGCGGATCGCGCCGGTGACGTCGCGAAAGCACTGGCCGCCGCGACGATCTGGACGACCGATCGGACTTGCGCGAACGAGGATTCGCGAGAGCGTGTCGTGATGATCGACGCCGCTTCGTTCGACCCGGCCGCCGCGCCCGCGGGCACCGTCGCGATCCGCGACGCGCATCGATGCCCGCCCGATCACGAGGCGACGGCGTTTTGCGCACGGATCGCTTGCGATCGGAACGCGAACCTCTGGACGGCGATTTGCGATGACCTCGGCGCTCTCGTCGCGTGGGGTTGGTCGAACCCGGATTCGATTCGACGCTCCATGACCGAGCGGCGCGCATACTTGTCGGCGGATGTCGCGTCGCCGCCCGTTTGGCTGGGCGGCGCGCTGGTCGCCGTGCAGATCGATCACGGCGGGCGCGCGTTGCGGTATTTGGTGGCCGGCCCGCGCGTTGATGCCGCGTGGCCGAACCGATGGCCCGAGCGCGAGGGATTCGCGGAACTTTACGCCCGGCTGCGCGAACGTGTTCACGAGGCGCCGCCGGGATCCTACACGCGCCGGCTGCTCGACACGCCGGACATGCTGCGCGGCAAGTTGCTCGAAGAGGCGGCGGAGCTCGCCGCCGCGTCCGGCGCCGCCGACGTGCGCGGCGAAGCCGCCGACGTGCTCTACTTCGCGTGGGTGGCTCTCGCGCGAGAAGGCGTCTCGCCGGGCGAGGTCGAGGCCGAATTCGCACGGCGCGCGCTGCGTCTGAATCGGCGTCCGGGCGACGTGAAGCCGCCCTGGGCAAAAGGGACAAACCGTTGACCGACGCGACGGCGAACGACTCGGGCGAGCCGGTCGGGCGGCTGCGTTCGCTCCTGAACGCGAGTCCCGCCGTCGTGTATTGCGCCCGCCCTCATGTCGGATTCGAACGCACGTTCGTGAGCGACAACGTGGAGCGCCTGATCGGATTCACCGCCAAAGAAGTCTTGGATCGACCGGGATTCTGGGCGGAGCGAATCCACGCCGACGATCGGCGGGGGTGCCTCGCGGCGCTGGCCGAGGCCATCGAGCGGGGACACGCGGTCTGCGAGTACCGTATTCGGCAACGCAACGGACGTTATGTATGGATCCGGGATGAGGCGCTGCTCTCGCGCGACGGTCACGGTCTGCCGCTGGAGATGACGGGCAGCCTGATCGACATCTCCCGCGAAAATACTCCGAGCTGCATCTGCGAGCCGGCGAAGCCCGGTACCGGGCGATTGTCGAGGATCAGGCCGATCTGGTGTGTCGTTTCCTTCCGGACGGGACGTTGACGTTCGTGAACGGGAGCTACAGCCGGTTTCGCGGCATGCCCGCCGAGCGCCTCATCGGCTCTTATTTCCCGGACAATCTGCGGGAGCGCGATCGCGAGGACCTGCGCAACCTGCTCGCGTCGCTCGCGCCGGAGGACCCGATCGGACTCTTTGAAGCCCGGGCAAGGGCCGCGCGCGGAACGGAACACTGGCAATCGTGGACCCATCGCGGGCTTTTCAACGACGTCGGCGAACTCGTCGAAATCCAGTCCGTCGGCCGCGACATCACGGAACGCAAAGCCGCGGAGGAGTTGCTCGCGCGTTCGAATGCGGAACTGCAACAGTTCGCCTACGTCGCCAGTCACGATCTCCAGGAGCCGCTGCGGATGGTCTCGGGATTCCTGCAACTGCTCGAGAAGCGTCACGGGGATCGCCTCGACCGTGAAGCCGAGGAGTACATCCGCCTGGCGCTGGACGGCATGGATCGGATGCGCAGGCTCATTTCCGACCTGCTCGAATATTCCCGCGTCCGTCGGGACCTCGCGGAATTTCGCGAATTGGATCTTACCGCCGCGATCCGGGATGCGCTCCGCACGCTCGGCGCCGCGATCACCGATTCCGACGCCGTCGTGGATGTCGGGCAGCTACCGGCGATTCGGGGAGATGAAATCCTGATCGCGCGTCTCTTTCAGAACCTTCTCGGCAACGCGTTGAAGTTCCGTTCGCCCGATCGGCCCCCGCAAATCGCCGTTCTTGCCGGCACCGACACGACGACCGTGACCATCGAGGTGAGGGACAACGGCGTGGGATTCGAGCCGCATTTCGCGGAACGAATCTTCACGATGTTCACGCGCCTGCATCCGCGTTCGAAATACGAAGGCACCGGGATCGGGCTCGCGGTCTGCCGCAAGATCGTCGAAATCCACGGAGGGACGATTCGGGCCGAGTCCGAGCCCGGCGTCGGATCTTCGTTTTTCATGACGTTACCCGCCAGCATCCCTGTGCCGTGACGTCGGGGATGAACCACGATGAGGTCCCCGGTTCCATGCGTCTGCTCCTGATCGAAGACAGTCCGGGCGACGCGCGCCTGATTCGAGAACTCGTGCGGGACGCCGCGCCGGATTGGGACCTCGTCTGGCGCGAAACGCTGGACGAGGGCATCGCGGATGCCCGGCGCGGCGGGTTCGGTGTCGTCCTGCTCGATCTGTCGCTGCCCGACAGCAACGGGATCGAGACCTTCTGCCGGATGCATCGCGAGGTCGCGGATCTGCCGATCGTCGTTCTGACCGGTCTCGAGGACGAGCGGCTCGCGGCGTTCGCGCTGCGCCAGGGGGCGCAGGATTATCTGCCGAAAAACGAAATGACCGGCGCGCTGCTGAAGCGGGTGGCGCGTTATGCCATCGAGCGGTTCCAGTCGAAAAATGCGCTCGAATACGTCTACCGCGACACGCGGAAATCCCACGACGATCTGCTGGCCATCATGGACCTGCTCGCCCTCGGCGTCGTCACGCTCGACGGCGAGGGTCGCGTCACTTTCATGAATCGTTCCGCGAGGCGGTTCACGGGATTCGACGACGCCGAAGTCTTTCCGAAGCCGTGCGCGGACGTTCTTCGTCCCAGGGGCGCCGACGCCGACGCGGTCGCGGAACTTCTGCGCATGAGCGAGGGAGAACGTTCGCGCATCTCCATCTCCCTCGGAACGGAGGACGGCGAAGGGTTCTGGATCGATCTCGAAGCGCGGGACGATCCGCGAAATCCCGACGGCGCGATCCTCCTGCTCTACGACCGCTCCGAGGAATACCGGCTGCGCCGGGCCCTCGACGAAAAAGTCGATTTTCCGGAGATTGTTGCGCGATCCGAGGCCATGTCGCGAATCGGTCGGCGTATCCGCGAGATCGCGCCGCTGGACTGGACCGTGCTCATCGAAGGCGAGACCGGAACGGGCAAGGAACTGGTCGCGCGCGCGATTCACAACGCCGGGCCGCGAGCGGCGGGACCGTTCATCGCGGTGAACTGCGCCGGTCTTCCCGATGCGTTGCTGGCGAGCCTGCTCTTTGGTCACCGGCGCGGATCGTTTACCGGCGCGGTGGACGACCGGCGCGGGTTTTTCGCCGCCGCCGAGGGCGGCACGATCTTGCTCGACGAGATCGGTGACATCTCGCCCTCCATGCAGTCGAGCCTGTTGCGCGTGCTCGAAAC
Proteins encoded in this region:
- a CDS encoding glycosyltransferase family 1 protein; translated protein: MDDLLQRYESNLNALAARDDELAQLLRGWTDRFDLELLPAADGGWALNVDQGQGPIRVSSAETPVADATRYVDANLPGAPGFAPVLLVGVGVGYEAAEFFRRLNREPGGRWQAMYVVEPDPEIFKAALHVADWREMVAAPHVRLFVGEDAVGRLREFLDSDPMKPLPQSVCVRGQAAAAKEAATAVGDVLRRRVDLAKCLKASVDDFYRAQPVEFWLNEDSWRVLLISSGWSHFVQYANRDIDEALTALGHTVRTIAERDREDSLTGPALLAALDEFRPHLIHHIDHMRFESSAIYPADLPFLTSMLDYFPSLENSEAAKKLGDRDFVTGYCAHWAMYGYNSARLLPQEPLVNERIFRPLESGDGSLDRLRCDISYVSNIGRTAEMYFDDERPRFAAMGDDAKSAAEELFEVVRARFAEGNTIWTQGEYADLLRATRRGPTLAESIVTAIAHAFFAQIGNALFRQIPLVALSQAGFDLHLFGRHWDHHPKLARHARGVLEHGEELNRLFAASKINLHINQMAVAHNRLYEGIAAGAFFLIHEHRDVKRTGLNLSDVLFRGRDDLLRLCEKYLCDDDARRAFAERNRPRVLERFTFTRQYERTMRDLRSRLALARIFQQWDAALERHAEPVGELLTRRDLSAWTTQIAGFDAAVAMDRLFGDRPETQDAACAFHRRLLAAAEKHDERIAAHSINKHIRRRAFQSRRVLNPSIGEDPEGRRMLVRLAEMELPFAKTPYLCAVAPDGMLVIPDGFALTHEDDERTAWRFDPDTQSATPFAQEIGLNPGSFAPDGAYWAQIVGQGICRFADGRRDIVIHTGPTTGFNVVLQTLVSSGGDIIVWDRETGRVTLFSPEGELLRDLIAPRRFNDVRGLCVSGKELVACCGGRVTAVELNDPANSREFRRAPYGRWCATAATGSRLFAALYTPIQLKNGRVGTRARAIAMFRPEGHLEFMWDGLDDLPLPLSMNIIRFEGRACLAITSFQKRTVTVFDYGAD
- a CDS encoding radical SAM protein, producing the protein MTTQPVGFDWIPRVYLTVACNYSCFYCTNALPPRKLISAERWIEVLNRLPGDELIFTGGEPTLHPGFTDIVNGVKQAKIRMYTNMSWDVGMLDRLQKRIKVFASCHPGQKKSDTVEAISDKAVELLRRGHRILDIHSIAANGDLSEAVEIFARKGLKLRIEPDMWEVMETMIPDPSVHCRINRFFLGPDGLRYLCIKKLEVGDPTGVVNHSRLEAERSCHIHGECRPCDVRIYRVRPLFRSSENITAAAG
- a CDS encoding histidine--tRNA ligase; translation: MSAPNDRPIPRQPAGFADSFAADVTARRRMIDTITSVYARFGFEPLDTPAMEYLDVLGKYLPEADQPDLGVFALRDDDEQWLAMRYDLTAPLSRVVAQYGNDLPKPYRRFQVGPVWRREKPGPGRFRQFTQCDFDTVGSASPAADAEACAVLAAALGELGIRPGEFEIRVNDRKVLNGILERAGVSDDPAARMTVLRAIDKLDRLGLEGVRELLGKGRKDPSGDFTRGADLAPDQIAAVIAFLGATGSDRAATCDVFRSLVGTSAVGAEGVEELERIDALLDAMGLGSDVVKFDPGLVRGLAYYTGPVFEAVLTVETVDDAGRKVSFGSVAGGGRYDDLVERFTGDKVPATGASIGVDRLLAALRLLGRVESSDADAPVVVTVMDAPRLAEYQKMTSELREAGIRAEMYLGSGGFRAQMKYADKRRAPIAVIAGGDEFARGEVTIKDMRLGAALAKDIADREEWRKGQPAQRAVPRDQLVPAILEMLGR
- a CDS encoding ATP phosphoribosyltransferase regulatory subunit, with translation MTPTGPVPGTRDIDGAAMAATRRVRASLEGLFDDGGFAFVHPPVLAEPGPFLARSGEAIRQRMYIFQDPGGREICLRPELTIPTARLYLERLAAKSETPARLAYIGPVFRYTSESGGDTPLREYVQAGAEWIGDVDAPETDARILAFALRAADAAGAIGATIVAGDLGLAAEAVRTVPVAPRIRARLLRQLWRPDAFLAALDATRTPRDRAGEANADSRLAEMGAESSRTLIEEILALVNVRHVGARTADEIAERLATKAEVASDDAVSAEIAAELRAWNEIRGDGASVLAAARTWMRNFRSDDGLRAIERAESRLAALATSGVDVGRVTWDLGLRGELEYYTGLVFEIRARHAGKEIVVGGGGRYDGLLRSLGAARDIPSAGFALTVTHLARIIAEAAK
- the hisG gene encoding ATP phosphoribosyltransferase, which gives rise to MTRTHSDRLTIALPSKGTLHEKTLDFLRSAGLRFRPSGPGRDYVGTLAGVDGVDVLLLRADEIPERLESGGAQIGITGEDLRLENGSDSGSTFRLIPDLGFGHARLVVAVPRVWIDVTTMHDLEEVSSIYRVRHGRPLRVATKFPRLTREFFLRHGVRDYVIVRSLGATEGAPASGAADLIVDLSSTGGTLTQNHLKELHDGTLVDSQAGLMVSSNSDHWNAARLASLARIVDLIESRMAAANELVLRAWAPRARARAIFDALNAGDLRCVPMTALPSEADAQPDGTRELVWLCRRDVVQAAANTLRDEGCTGVVATAADFVFRPDLDRLDEFRALIDVPEGATP